In the Solibacillus sp. FSL K6-1523 genome, one interval contains:
- a CDS encoding 5' nucleotidase, NT5C type, with protein sequence MKKSIAIDMDQVLANFYKKLCATYNENFGTSFTDEEFLLTTQKDLSKEDGEKLFGLINEPDFFRDLELLDPDAIEVVRELQEHYEIYIATAAMDVPGSFNAKYDWLMQYLPFLNIQNIVFCGNKAVIHTDYLIDDSPGQLHAFKGTGIMYAMPYNANVEGFERVNNWQEIRAYFMEKLVK encoded by the coding sequence TTGAAAAAGAGTATTGCAATTGATATGGACCAAGTGTTAGCTAATTTTTATAAAAAGTTATGCGCTACGTACAACGAAAATTTTGGAACAAGCTTTACTGATGAGGAATTTTTACTGACAACACAGAAAGATTTATCAAAAGAGGATGGGGAAAAGCTATTTGGACTCATCAATGAACCCGATTTTTTCCGGGATTTAGAGTTGCTTGATCCTGATGCAATCGAGGTAGTTCGAGAACTTCAAGAACATTACGAAATTTACATCGCAACCGCTGCCATGGATGTACCAGGTTCATTTAATGCGAAATATGATTGGTTAATGCAATATTTACCGTTTTTAAATATACAAAATATAGTCTTTTGTGGAAACAAGGCAGTCATACATACGGATTATTTAATTGATGATAGCCCAGGACAACTACATGCTTTTAAAGGAACAGGTATTATGTATGCAATGCCTTATAATGCCAACGTAGAAGGCTTTGAGCGGGTGAATAACTGGCAGGAGATTCGCGCGTATTTTATGGAGAAATTGGTTAAGTAA
- a CDS encoding DUF896 domain-containing protein, with the protein MLSKQKLARINELSKLAKEGKLTEEQAKERTALRKEYLDVFRSTMRDTIEHVKVVDETGNDVTPEKLKQIKEQNKFLN; encoded by the coding sequence ATGTTATCAAAACAAAAATTAGCTCGAATTAATGAATTATCGAAGTTAGCAAAAGAAGGCAAGTTAACGGAAGAACAGGCGAAGGAACGTACGGCTTTAAGAAAAGAATATTTAGATGTTTTCCGTTCAACAATGCGCGATACGATTGAGCATGTAAAAGTTGTAGATGAAACAGGAAATGATGTAACACCTGAAAAATTAAAACAAATTAAAGAACAAAATAAATTTCTTAATTAA
- the lexA gene encoding transcriptional repressor LexA, with translation MTKISKRQEAILAFIKEEVRTKGYPPSVREIGEAVGLASSSTVHGHLARLESKGLIRRDPTKPRAIEILEQGDPTIPKQGVIHVPLIGKVTAGLPISAIEDIQEYFPLPDTYGSSEDELFMLEIMGESMIEAGILNGDYVIVKKCSAASNGEIVVAMTEDDEATVKRFYKEKTYYRLQPENSSMDPIIVNQVTILGKVVGLYRNVN, from the coding sequence TTGACAAAAATTTCAAAGAGGCAAGAAGCCATTTTAGCTTTTATAAAAGAAGAAGTTCGTACAAAAGGCTATCCACCTTCTGTCCGAGAAATCGGTGAAGCAGTTGGTTTAGCTTCAAGTTCAACTGTCCATGGGCATCTAGCTCGTTTAGAAAGTAAAGGGCTCATTCGTCGTGACCCGACAAAACCCCGTGCCATTGAAATTCTTGAACAGGGAGATCCAACTATACCAAAGCAAGGCGTTATTCATGTGCCATTAATCGGCAAAGTAACGGCTGGGCTTCCTATTTCTGCGATTGAAGATATTCAGGAATACTTCCCGCTACCCGATACATACGGTTCTTCCGAGGATGAATTATTCATGCTCGAAATTATGGGAGAATCTATGATTGAGGCTGGCATTTTAAATGGAGATTACGTGATTGTCAAAAAATGCTCTGCTGCAAGTAACGGAGAAATTGTCGTCGCTATGACGGAAGATGATGAAGCAACAGTAAAGCGCTTCTATAAGGAAAAAACATATTACCGTTTACAACCTGAAAATAGTTCGATGGATCCGATTATCGTCAACCAAGTAACGATTCTTGGAAAAGTTGTAGGGTTGTACCGCAACGTGAATTAA
- the glnA gene encoding type I glutamate--ammonia ligase, producing the protein MGKYTKDDIKRLVQEEEVKFIRLQFTDILGTIKNVEIPVSQLDKALDNKMMFDGSSIEGFVRIEESDMYLYPDYDSFMVFPWTAEKGKVARFICDIYNPNGTPFAGDPRNNLKRVLKEMEEMGFTDFNLGPEPEFFLFKLDAKGEPTLEVNDNGGYFDLAPTDLGENCRRDIVLELEEMGFEIEASHHEVAPGQHEIDFKYADAITACDNIQTFKLVVKTIARKHGLHATFMPKPLFGEAGSGMHFNVSLFRGKVNAFYDESTELGLSEQAMQFMAGVLAHVQGFTAITNPIVNSYKRLVPGYEAPCYVAWSAQNRSPLIRIPSSRGVSTRVEVRSVDPAANPYLAMAVILEAGLEGIRQQLTPPPAINRNIYVMSEEERQANGIDNLPAALDDALAMLAKDEVVKKALGRHIYANFKEAKEIEFEMYRSTVHQWERDQYLKMY; encoded by the coding sequence GTGGGAAAATATACGAAGGACGATATTAAACGTCTCGTGCAAGAAGAAGAAGTAAAATTTATTCGTTTACAATTTACAGATATTTTAGGAACAATCAAAAATGTTGAAATTCCAGTAAGCCAATTAGATAAAGCATTAGATAATAAAATGATGTTTGATGGTTCTTCAATTGAAGGTTTCGTTCGTATCGAAGAGTCTGATATGTATTTATACCCTGATTATGATTCGTTTATGGTATTCCCATGGACTGCTGAAAAAGGTAAAGTAGCACGTTTCATCTGTGATATTTATAATCCAAATGGCACACCATTCGCAGGAGACCCGCGTAACAACTTAAAGCGTGTACTAAAAGAAATGGAAGAAATGGGCTTCACGGATTTCAACTTAGGACCTGAGCCAGAATTCTTCTTATTCAAATTAGATGCAAAAGGTGAACCGACTTTAGAAGTGAATGACAATGGTGGTTATTTCGACTTAGCACCAACAGACTTAGGTGAAAACTGCCGTCGTGATATCGTTTTAGAGCTAGAGGAAATGGGCTTTGAAATTGAAGCTTCTCACCACGAGGTAGCACCAGGTCAACACGAAATTGACTTTAAATATGCAGATGCGATTACAGCATGTGATAATATACAAACATTCAAGCTAGTTGTTAAAACAATTGCACGTAAGCACGGTTTACATGCAACATTTATGCCAAAACCATTATTCGGTGAAGCGGGTTCAGGCATGCACTTTAACGTGTCTTTATTTAGAGGAAAAGTAAATGCGTTTTATGATGAATCTACGGAGCTTGGTTTATCGGAGCAAGCGATGCAATTTATGGCGGGTGTATTAGCGCATGTACAAGGTTTTACAGCGATTACAAATCCAATAGTTAACTCGTACAAACGTTTAGTACCAGGCTATGAAGCGCCTTGTTACGTAGCATGGTCAGCACAAAACCGTTCACCACTTATTCGTATCCCATCATCTCGTGGTGTATCAACACGTGTTGAAGTACGCTCGGTAGATCCAGCTGCCAATCCGTATTTAGCAATGGCTGTTATTTTAGAAGCAGGTCTTGAAGGGATCCGTCAACAATTAACACCACCACCAGCAATCAACCGTAACATTTACGTGATGAGCGAAGAAGAGCGCCAAGCAAACGGTATTGATAATTTACCAGCCGCTTTAGATGATGCATTGGCGATGCTTGCAAAAGATGAAGTAGTAAAAAAGGCATTAGGTCGTCACATTTATGCAAACTTCAAGGAAGCAAAAGAAATTGAGTTTGAAATGTATCGCTCAACTGTTCACCAATGGGAACGTGATCAATACTTAAAAATGTACTAA
- a CDS encoding MerR family transcriptional regulator, translated as MSSEIRRTMPLLSMSIVMQLTDLSARQIRYYEEHHLIQPHRTAGNRRMFSLNDVDVLLEIKDILEQGVNMAEVKRVFAKKNESATIAASKEISDSELREIMREERRQAHHMQKTSIRQGDLSRFNRK; from the coding sequence GTGAGTAGTGAAATACGGCGCACAATGCCGTTATTATCGATGAGTATTGTGATGCAATTAACGGATTTATCCGCAAGACAAATTCGCTACTATGAAGAACATCATTTAATTCAGCCTCACCGAACAGCAGGAAATCGACGCATGTTTTCATTAAATGACGTGGATGTACTATTAGAAATAAAAGATATACTTGAACAAGGTGTGAACATGGCAGAAGTAAAAAGAGTGTTCGCAAAGAAAAATGAATCCGCAACAATTGCTGCGAGCAAAGAAATATCAGATTCAGAGCTTCGTGAAATTATGCGTGAAGAGAGGCGCCAAGCCCATCACATGCAAAAAACGTCCATTCGTCAAGGGGATTTATCACGTTTCAATCGAAAATGA
- a CDS encoding gamma-glutamyl-gamma-aminobutyrate hydrolase family protein, giving the protein MKPVIGLTMHPVEGKKEINNTYINAIQKAGGTPICLPIINEENVEQILNIVDGIVSIGGYDINPLIFGEEPHYKLGVVIDERDKSDMLIMKCAFERELPILGICRGEQVMNVAFGGTLYQDIDTQVENILKHTQVSLRHEVTHTVVLEQSKLQQIVGASSILTNSFHHQAVARVADGFIINARAKDGVIEGIEHPTHPYCIGVQWHPEGLENDAPSDKLFKSFIEASTK; this is encoded by the coding sequence ATGAAACCTGTTATTGGCTTAACGATGCATCCTGTAGAAGGAAAGAAAGAGATTAATAATACATATATTAATGCGATACAAAAAGCAGGTGGCACACCTATTTGTTTGCCGATTATTAATGAGGAAAATGTTGAGCAAATACTAAATATTGTGGACGGAATTGTATCAATTGGTGGCTATGATATCAATCCGTTAATTTTTGGGGAGGAACCTCATTATAAGCTCGGTGTTGTCATCGATGAACGTGATAAAAGTGATATGCTTATTATGAAGTGCGCATTTGAAAGAGAGCTACCGATTTTAGGCATTTGTCGTGGTGAGCAAGTGATGAACGTGGCATTTGGTGGAACGTTATATCAAGATATTGATACGCAAGTGGAAAATATCTTAAAGCATACACAAGTTTCGCTACGACATGAAGTTACGCATACAGTAGTGCTTGAGCAATCAAAGCTGCAGCAAATTGTCGGGGCATCCTCGATTTTAACGAATTCATTCCATCATCAAGCTGTTGCGAGAGTTGCTGACGGGTTTATCATCAATGCTCGTGCAAAAGACGGAGTTATTGAAGGAATTGAGCATCCAACACATCCGTACTGTATTGGCGTTCAGTGGCATCCAGAAGGACTTGAAAATGATGCGCCATCTGACAAATTATTTAAAAGTTTTATAGAGGCATCGACAAAGTAA
- the tkt gene encoding transketolase has protein sequence MTQHMDQLAINAIRTLSIDAIEKANSGHPGLPMGAAPMAYTLWTKQLRHNPVNPKWYNRDRFVLSAGHGSMLLYSLLHLGGYGLEMEDIKNFRQWDSLTPGHPEYGHTVGVEATTGPLGQGIAMTVGMAMAERHLAATYNKPGHEIVDHYTFALCGDGDLMEGVAAEAISLAGHLQLDKLIVLYDSNDISLDGDLEKSFSENIQKRFESYSWNYLKVQDGTDVAALNSAIEQAKQNTGGPTIIEVKTVIGFGSPNKSGKADSHGAPLGTDEVVLTKAAYEWAHEPFDVPADVYDTFKAAADVQGVQPEAAWNELFASYKNEYPELAQQFVNAMENNLPEDFASELPVYEAGKSVATRSSSGDAINAIAKKLPSFFGGSADLAGSNKTTIKGAGDFFAETPEGRNIWFGVREFAMGAAMNGMALHGGVNVFGGTFFVFSDYVRPAIRLSALMGLPVTYVFTHDSVAVGEDGPTHEPIEHLAALRAMPNLSVIRPADANESAAAWKLAVSSESTPTVLVLSRQNLPVLDASLETVYDGVDKGAYIVSPATKETADAILIATGSEVGLAVEAQKALLAQGIDASVVSMPAMDRFEKQSKEYKESVLPKAITKRLAIEMGASFGWHKYVGFEGDVLAIDQFGASAPGELVIEKYGFTVENIVAKVKAL, from the coding sequence ATGACACAACATATGGATCAGTTAGCAATTAACGCTATCCGTACACTATCAATCGACGCAATTGAAAAGGCCAACTCAGGTCACCCAGGATTACCAATGGGTGCGGCTCCAATGGCTTATACTTTATGGACAAAGCAATTACGCCATAATCCTGTAAATCCAAAATGGTATAACCGCGACCGTTTCGTATTATCAGCAGGTCATGGTTCAATGCTGTTATATAGCCTTTTACACCTTGGTGGATACGGTTTAGAAATGGAAGATATTAAAAACTTCCGTCAATGGGACTCATTAACTCCAGGACATCCAGAATACGGTCATACAGTAGGTGTTGAAGCGACGACAGGTCCACTAGGTCAAGGGATTGCGATGACAGTTGGTATGGCAATGGCAGAACGTCATCTTGCAGCAACTTACAATAAACCAGGACATGAAATTGTGGACCATTATACATTTGCACTTTGTGGCGATGGCGACTTAATGGAAGGTGTAGCTGCTGAGGCGATTTCACTAGCAGGTCACTTACAATTAGATAAATTGATTGTGTTATACGATTCAAATGATATTTCACTAGATGGTGATTTAGAAAAGTCATTCTCAGAAAACATCCAAAAACGATTCGAATCATATAGCTGGAACTACTTAAAAGTACAAGATGGTACGGATGTAGCAGCACTAAATTCGGCAATCGAGCAAGCAAAACAAAACACAGGTGGTCCAACAATTATCGAAGTGAAAACGGTAATTGGCTTCGGTTCTCCAAACAAATCGGGTAAAGCTGATTCACACGGTGCACCACTTGGTACAGATGAAGTAGTCTTAACAAAAGCAGCATATGAGTGGGCACATGAGCCATTCGATGTACCTGCAGATGTATATGACACATTTAAAGCAGCAGCGGACGTACAAGGGGTACAACCAGAAGCAGCTTGGAATGAATTATTTGCAAGCTATAAAAATGAATATCCAGAACTGGCACAACAATTTGTGAATGCAATGGAAAATAATTTACCGGAAGATTTCGCATCAGAATTACCTGTATATGAAGCAGGAAAATCAGTTGCAACACGTTCATCTTCAGGTGATGCAATTAATGCCATCGCGAAAAAATTACCATCATTCTTCGGTGGTTCAGCTGACTTAGCAGGTTCTAACAAAACAACAATCAAGGGCGCTGGAGATTTCTTCGCTGAAACACCAGAAGGCCGCAATATTTGGTTTGGTGTACGTGAATTTGCAATGGGTGCTGCAATGAACGGTATGGCATTACACGGTGGGGTTAATGTATTTGGTGGTACGTTCTTCGTATTCTCTGATTATGTGCGTCCAGCAATCCGTTTATCTGCGTTAATGGGCTTACCAGTAACATACGTATTTACACATGACTCTGTAGCAGTAGGGGAAGATGGTCCTACGCATGAGCCAATCGAACATTTAGCTGCATTACGTGCAATGCCAAACTTATCGGTAATCCGTCCAGCAGATGCAAATGAATCAGCTGCAGCATGGAAATTAGCGGTATCAAGCGAATCAACGCCAACTGTTTTAGTACTTTCTCGTCAAAACTTACCAGTATTAGATGCGTCATTAGAGACAGTTTATGACGGTGTTGATAAAGGTGCTTACATCGTATCACCTGCAACAAAAGAAACAGCGGATGCGATTTTAATTGCTACAGGTTCAGAAGTAGGCTTAGCTGTTGAAGCACAAAAAGCACTATTAGCACAAGGAATTGATGCATCGGTTGTATCAATGCCAGCAATGGATCGCTTCGAAAAGCAATCAAAAGAATATAAAGAATCAGTTTTACCAAAAGCGATTACGAAACGTTTAGCAATTGAAATGGGTGCTTCATTCGGTTGGCATAAATATGTTGGCTTCGAAGGGGATGTCCTTGCGATTGACCAATTCGGTGCATCTGCTCCAGGTGAATTAGTCATTGAAAAATACGGATTCACAGTAGAAAACATCGTTGCTAAAGTAAAAGCATTATAA
- a CDS encoding YneB family resolvase-like protein, with the protein MNQNKAVIYCRVSTDKTTQETSLKRQQEELTRYAQSHNYTDLQVFLDQQSGYEVDRDGLLDMLDYMKAFDIKALFVQDETRLGRGNARMAVLHLIQKQEATVYSLNDAGPLALNEMDTMLLEILAVVEEYQRRMHNAKIRRGMRRAVENGYKPENNLKNRGNQEGRERKEVPIEEIVNLRQKGLTFLEISNTLTGLGYQVSKATVHRRYIEHIDRLEG; encoded by the coding sequence ATGAATCAAAATAAAGCAGTCATTTATTGTCGTGTTAGTACCGACAAAACAACACAAGAGACTTCATTAAAACGACAACAAGAGGAATTGACGCGCTATGCACAGTCACATAACTATACAGACTTGCAAGTATTCCTCGATCAACAAAGCGGCTATGAAGTGGACCGAGATGGTTTACTCGACATGCTTGATTATATGAAGGCATTCGATATTAAAGCGTTATTTGTTCAAGATGAAACACGTTTAGGACGTGGGAATGCGCGCATGGCAGTGCTACATCTTATTCAAAAACAAGAGGCAACCGTTTATTCGTTAAATGATGCGGGTCCATTAGCATTAAATGAAATGGATACGATGTTACTCGAAATTTTAGCAGTTGTAGAAGAATACCAACGCCGTATGCATAACGCCAAAATTCGACGTGGCATGCGCCGTGCAGTTGAAAATGGGTATAAGCCGGAAAATAATTTGAAAAACAGAGGCAATCAAGAAGGCAGAGAACGTAAAGAAGTGCCCATCGAAGAAATTGTAAATTTACGTCAAAAAGGGCTTACTTTTTTAGAAATATCAAATACGTTAACAGGACTTGGCTATCAGGTAAGTAAGGCGACTGTCCATCGACGTTATATTGAACATATTGACAGACTTGAAGGGTAA
- the yneA gene encoding cell division suppressor protein YneA, which produces MNKMKLNSFTTMFILFSFLFLAFILVKDERITAYEHITIEQGDTLWSLAGQYRGKMAEHDWIVAVKKENALRDEKIISGQLLLVPIVKNSKHIVGLSESPEIHTIKVASENNESK; this is translated from the coding sequence ATGAATAAAATGAAGTTAAATAGCTTTACAACAATGTTTATCTTATTTTCATTCCTGTTTCTTGCATTTATTTTAGTGAAAGATGAGCGTATTACTGCATACGAACACATTACAATTGAACAAGGAGATACTTTATGGTCGTTAGCCGGGCAATATCGTGGTAAAATGGCAGAGCATGATTGGATTGTCGCAGTAAAAAAAGAAAATGCATTGCGCGATGAAAAAATTATTAGTGGGCAGCTTCTCTTAGTACCTATCGTGAAAAACTCCAAACATATTGTAGGGCTATCCGAATCTCCAGAAATACATACTATTAAAGTAGCGAGTGAAAATAATGAATCAAAATAA
- a CDS encoding prepilin peptidase, with protein sequence MTITYSIIVGIFGLVFGSFFNVVGLRVPKKESIISPPSHCTNCQRQLTIFDLIPVISYVLLRGKCRGCGVRFSPIYMITELLTGGLFAFAYWKIGLQPELAVALLFISLLMIINVSDIAYMIIPDKVLLFFLPLLILARGFAPLEPWWDSLLGAIIGFGILLLIAVVSKGGMGGGDIKLFFVIGIVLGTVQTLLILFLAAFIGMVVGIVILIINNKGRKTPVPFGPSIALAAILVFFYGEPILQWYGSLF encoded by the coding sequence ATGACAATTACTTATTCCATAATTGTAGGTATTTTCGGCTTGGTATTCGGCTCCTTTTTCAATGTGGTTGGTTTGCGCGTGCCGAAAAAGGAGTCCATTATTTCTCCCCCGTCTCATTGCACAAACTGTCAACGTCAGCTAACAATTTTTGACCTTATTCCCGTTATTTCGTATGTATTATTGCGCGGGAAATGTCGGGGTTGTGGCGTGCGTTTTTCGCCAATTTATATGATAACGGAGCTTTTGACAGGAGGGTTATTTGCCTTTGCCTATTGGAAAATTGGATTACAGCCTGAGTTAGCAGTAGCACTGTTATTTATTTCATTACTTATGATTATTAACGTATCAGATATTGCGTATATGATTATTCCAGATAAAGTATTATTATTTTTCCTTCCGTTATTAATACTTGCCCGTGGATTTGCACCACTCGAACCTTGGTGGGATAGTTTATTAGGGGCAATTATTGGCTTTGGTATTTTACTATTGATCGCAGTCGTGTCAAAAGGGGGCATGGGTGGAGGAGACATAAAATTATTTTTCGTCATCGGAATTGTGCTCGGAACGGTACAGACGCTGTTGATCTTATTTTTAGCGGCATTCATCGGGATGGTCGTTGGCATTGTTATCCTCATAATAAATAATAAAGGTAGAAAGACACCTGTCCCATTTGGTCCTTCCATTGCGCTAGCAGCAATCTTAGTCTTTTTTTACGGTGAGCCTATTTTACAATGGTATGGTTCTTTGTTTTAA